One Aegilops tauschii subsp. strangulata cultivar AL8/78 chromosome 7, Aet v6.0, whole genome shotgun sequence genomic window carries:
- the LOC109782482 gene encoding uncharacterized protein produces MDHEVLERILDGREKPTNLSLALLKDITENFSDDREIGHGGFATVYKGVVRNGNVAVKRIRNSHSINETLFYREVDSLLNIKHKNVVRFLGFCASTDQIAIQIAGSKRHIYAEVRERLLCFEYISNGSLQKYVTDELRGLEWNTRYGIIRGICEGLHHLHTEKHIYHMDLKPGNILLDNDMVPKITDFGLSRLDEKSKTMSEDRLGSLGYCAPEYISEGKMSFKSDMYSLGKIIIELVTGGKEILNNSNTVLRRWRHRWKKSGKETPLVYQQVAKCIEIGLLCQEREPSKRPFIWDIINDISHMEVLNEEINNANEYTSGKISSCLEEDDMLGIEPLKLHFPFALNKQMSCEIQLTNETDSYIAFNVQNMSPKSYNTQPQKDIMPPRSKCNIEITLQAQGNVPIDMQRANEFVVWSTKVNDGIAFEDITKSMFIKETVNVVDEVNLDVVFDVSGPQEASDKISEGNALTDRANESTVWTKVMIDGLAIEDITTNKLIKEADTMVDEVHLDVVLDANETMPPLIQIIDDTAGKIYCIDAHQKEPFIIVGTSLGNVKTWNYDTQASYCIALVVTI; encoded by the exons ATGGATCATGAGGTCCTGGAGCGTATACTTGATGGAAGAGAGAAGCCGACAAATCTATCACTTGCACTTTTGAAGGATATCACAGAAAATTTCTCAGATGATCGAGAAATCGGTCACGGTGGATTTGCAACTGTTTATAAG GGAGTGGTTCGTAATGGGAACGTTGCTGTTAAAAGGATAAGGAACAGTCATTCAATCAATGAGACTTTATTTTATCGAGAAGTCGACAGCCTGTTGAACATTAAACATAAAAATGTCGTACGCTTTCTTGGCTTCTGTGCTAGCACAGATCAGATAGCCATACAAATTGCAGGATCAAAACGACATATTTATGCTGAGGTAAGAGAAAGACTACTCTGTTTTGAGTATATCAGCAATGGAAGTCTACAAAAGTATGTTACTG ATGAATTAAGAGGACTGGAATGGAATACACGCTATGGAATAATTAGAGGAATCTGTGAAGGTTTGCATCATCTGCACACGGAGAAGCACATATATCATATGGATTTGAAACCTGGCAATATACTACTAGATAATGATATGGTGCCGAAAATCACAGATTTCGGTTTATCAAGACTTGATGAAAAGTCAAAAACCATGAGTGAAGACCGTCTCGGATCACT AGGATATTGTGCTCCAGAGTACATATCTGAAGGGAAAATGTCATTCAAATCAGACATGTACAGTTTGGGCAAAATAATCATTGAGCTAGTGACGGGAGGAAAGGAGATCCTCAATAATAGCAACACT GTACTTAGGAGATGGAGACACAGATGGAAAAAATCAGGAAAGGAAACACCATTGGTCTACCAACAAGTAGCAAAATGCATCGAAATTGGGTTACTCTGCCAAGAACGTGAACCATCCAAGCGGCCCTTTATATGGGATATAATAAATGATATCAGCCACATGGAAGTTTTAAACGAGGAAATCAACAATGCCAACGAATATACATCTGGGAAG ATAAGCTCTTGCCTAGAGGAGGATGATATGCTTGGAATTGAGCCACTCAAACTACATTTCCCTTTTGCCCTTAACAAACAGATGTCATGCGAGATTCAGCTAACCAATGAGACAGACTCTTACATTGCCTTCAATGTCCAAAATATGAGCCCCAAGTCATACAACACACAACCACAGAAAGACATTATGCCACCACGGTCCAAGTGTAACATTGAAATAACACTGCAGGCACAAGGCAATGTGCCAATAGATATGCAGCGTGCCAATGAGTTTGTTGTGTGGAGCACCAAAGTGAATGATGGTATTGCATTTGAGGATATTACTAAAAGCATGTTCATCAAAGAGACAGTCAATGTGGTTGATGAGGTGAATTTAGATGTGGTTTTTGATGTAAGTGGGCCACAAGAAGCAAGTGACAAAATTAGTGAG GGCAATGCCCTCACAGATCGTGCCAATGAATCTACTGTGTGGACCAAAGTGATGATTGATGGCCTTGCAATTGAGGATATAACTACAAACAAGCTCATTAAAGAGGCGGACACCATGGTTGATGAGGTGCATTTGGATGTGGTTCTTGATGCCAATGAG ACAATGCCACCTTTAATACAG ATCATAGATGATACAGCTGGGAAAATCTATTGCATAGATGCACATCAGAAAGAGCCGTT CATTATAGTGGGTACCTCACTTGGGAATGTTAAGACATGGAACTATGACACACAGGCAAGTTACTGTATTGCTTTGGTAGTTACTATTTAA